In Priestia megaterium NBRC 15308 = ATCC 14581, the following proteins share a genomic window:
- a CDS encoding sensor histidine kinase translates to MKNKSLAFQIWLVISGILLLISILLAILFPTTLRQFFTNEIYTTIENEQHILKEYGLPSRSGEYYFSNEDSEPTLGNRTVDHILLPEHADISYFSSRVLPQDFLRKAQEDAISQRKIVARYEKDLGNRTLFYVIRKVSVNGQPAFLLSFSWDTYRNALTSTLFKQLLLVISIVFLFSWLPSIWLSRYLSKPLVSLEKDVKKIAEQNWHEPVAVNRSDEIGKLGASIEQMRKRLVSKDEAQQTLLQNISHDLKTPVMVIQSYAQSIQDGIYPKGDLSQTVKVIEDESKNLEKKIRDLLYLTKLDYMSTHQLAQDDFDFTALLHEVVDRLRWRRPEIQWEFDDENATIKGDKELWTKVLENVLDNQLRYAETKVSLSLAKHQTNVQCTISNDGPPIDQSVLQHLFEPFKKGANGEFGIGLSIVKRIVTMHDAAITAENTDTGVTFSLTIPI, encoded by the coding sequence GAATGAAATTTATACCACTATTGAAAATGAACAGCATATTTTAAAAGAATACGGACTGCCCAGCCGCTCAGGTGAATACTACTTTAGCAATGAAGACAGTGAACCAACACTTGGAAATCGAACCGTGGATCATATTTTATTGCCTGAACATGCGGATATCTCTTATTTTTCATCACGGGTGTTGCCTCAAGACTTTTTGAGAAAAGCACAGGAAGATGCAATCAGCCAGCGAAAAATCGTCGCTCGCTATGAAAAAGATCTTGGCAACCGGACGCTTTTTTATGTAATTCGAAAAGTAAGCGTAAACGGACAGCCTGCTTTTTTGCTTTCATTTTCGTGGGATACGTATCGCAACGCGCTCACTTCTACTCTGTTTAAACAGCTGCTTCTTGTAATTTCAATTGTATTTCTATTCAGCTGGCTTCCATCTATTTGGCTATCAAGATATTTAAGCAAGCCGCTTGTATCGCTTGAAAAAGATGTGAAAAAAATTGCCGAACAAAATTGGCATGAGCCCGTTGCAGTCAACCGTTCCGATGAAATTGGCAAGCTAGGCGCCTCCATCGAGCAAATGCGCAAAAGGCTCGTATCTAAAGATGAAGCACAGCAAACGCTGCTTCAAAATATTTCACACGATTTAAAAACACCGGTTATGGTGATTCAAAGCTACGCTCAGTCGATTCAAGACGGCATTTATCCAAAAGGTGATTTATCTCAAACGGTAAAAGTTATTGAAGATGAATCCAAAAATCTTGAGAAAAAAATCCGCGATTTGCTTTACTTAACCAAGCTTGACTATATGTCCACTCATCAGCTTGCACAAGATGACTTTGATTTTACTGCACTTCTTCATGAAGTAGTGGATCGCTTGCGGTGGAGGCGCCCTGAAATACAGTGGGAATTTGACGACGAAAACGCAACGATTAAAGGAGATAAAGAACTGTGGACAAAAGTTCTTGAAAATGTACTCGACAATCAGCTGCGCTATGCCGAGACGAAGGTTTCACTTTCACTTGCTAAACACCAAACGAACGTTCAATGTACCATCAGTAACGATGGTCCGCCGATTGATCAAAGCGTGCTTCAACACTTGTTTGAACCGTTTAAAAAAGGAGCAAACGGTGAATTCGGTATCGGCTTAAGTATCGTAAAGCGTATTGTTACGATGCACGATGCAGCCATTACGGCTGAAAACACAGACACCGGAGTAACGTTTTCACTTACTATTCCTATATAA
- a CDS encoding D-cysteine desulfhydrase yields the protein MNLTQFSRRKYTDSPTPLEKLSVLSQQLNGPSIYMKRDDMLGLTGGGNKTRKLEYLVADAKAQGADVLVTCGAIQSNHCRLTLAAAVKEQMKCVLVLEEGENKASDQPTGNYFLYHLLGAHDMRFVAEGSDLTAEMKTVERELIEKGHKPYLIPVGGSNVIGATGYAACAQELLMQSYEQQIKLNHVVCTSGSGGMHAGLVAGFQGLQSDVSVIGMNVSRAKEEQEVKVAKLTSELYDHLHSKTPFKKEEIVCMDEYVGPGYAVPTEEMVEAVKLVASTEGILLDPVYTGKAMAGLIDLIRKGYFNKDENVVFVHSGGSPALYAYTSIFS from the coding sequence ATGAACTTAACTCAATTTTCTAGAAGAAAATATACGGATTCCCCTACACCTTTAGAAAAGCTATCGGTTTTATCTCAGCAGTTAAATGGACCTTCAATTTATATGAAGCGAGATGATATGCTTGGACTGACAGGGGGCGGAAATAAGACGCGCAAGCTTGAATATTTAGTAGCTGATGCAAAAGCGCAAGGAGCAGACGTGCTTGTAACGTGCGGTGCGATACAATCCAATCACTGTCGTTTGACGCTCGCTGCGGCTGTAAAAGAACAAATGAAATGCGTGCTCGTATTAGAAGAAGGCGAAAATAAAGCAAGCGATCAGCCCACAGGAAACTATTTTCTTTATCATTTATTAGGCGCTCATGACATGCGGTTTGTCGCTGAAGGTTCTGATTTGACAGCCGAAATGAAAACAGTAGAGCGAGAGCTAATTGAAAAAGGTCATAAACCGTATTTAATTCCAGTAGGAGGTTCGAATGTTATCGGTGCAACCGGATACGCTGCCTGTGCACAAGAGCTGCTTATGCAAAGCTATGAGCAGCAAATAAAGCTTAACCACGTAGTTTGTACAAGCGGTAGCGGAGGCATGCATGCAGGATTAGTGGCAGGCTTTCAAGGTCTTCAAAGTGACGTATCTGTTATTGGAATGAATGTCAGTCGTGCTAAAGAAGAGCAAGAAGTAAAAGTTGCCAAGCTGACGAGTGAACTTTATGATCATTTACATAGTAAAACGCCTTTTAAAAAAGAAGAGATTGTATGTATGGATGAATACGTAGGTCCAGGGTATGCTGTTCCGACAGAAGAGATGGTGGAAGCAGTCAAACTTGTGGCCAGTACGGAAGGGATTTTATTGGATCCTGTGTATACGGGAAAAGCGATGGCTGGTCTAATTGATTTAATTCGAAAAGGTTATTTTAATAAGGATGAAAATGTGGTGTTTGTCCACTCAGGCGGTTCACCGGCTCTTTATGCCTATACATCAATTTTTTCATAA
- a CDS encoding acyl-CoA thioesterase has translation MSEKAVLCSVSRVVKSQHIFPNDLNNHHTLFGGKIVADMDMTASLSAAKHSRKTCVTASIDHVDFIEPVTEEDFISYEAFVVVTGKSSMIIFVKVIAENLLTGIKRIAATSFLTFVALENGKPASVPQVIAQTEEEKSLQKVALERKESKKTQVEHSKAIASILSKSLRSSN, from the coding sequence ATGAGTGAAAAAGCAGTACTTTGCAGCGTCTCACGAGTAGTCAAATCACAGCACATTTTTCCAAATGACCTAAACAATCATCACACCCTTTTTGGGGGGAAAATTGTCGCTGACATGGACATGACGGCTTCTCTTTCAGCAGCTAAACATTCCCGAAAGACGTGTGTTACGGCTTCCATTGATCACGTTGATTTTATCGAACCCGTCACCGAAGAAGATTTTATTTCATATGAAGCATTCGTTGTTGTTACAGGAAAAAGCTCCATGATTATTTTTGTTAAAGTGATTGCCGAAAATTTGTTAACGGGCATTAAGCGTATTGCAGCTACTTCTTTTCTCACCTTTGTTGCGTTAGAAAACGGGAAACCTGCCTCCGTTCCTCAAGTTATTGCTCAAACTGAAGAAGAAAAAAGTCTTCAAAAAGTAGCTCTTGAACGAAAAGAGTCCAAAAAAACGCAGGTTGAGCACAGCAAAGCGATTGCGAGCATTTTATCTAAATCTTTGCGCAGCAGTAATTAA
- a CDS encoding GntR family transcriptional regulator, with protein sequence MRYIGFMKNNIQPLKRLSLREEVYQTLKHNIVMLEFHPEQKLQDKELAEQFGVSRTPVREALKRLEDEGLVQTTPGSSTKVAPLNLEEAKQSFIVVAALHALAAKLACTSLQEKDMGELIKHNQSLEHAIKTRNVLKAIEADETFHSIFLKRANNIELERVVKQTSAKIQRLEIARFSSLASLASVDQHKEIINACGQKDAALTSQLVETNWLTLGEALTSEEESK encoded by the coding sequence ATGCGATATATTGGTTTTATGAAAAATAACATTCAACCTCTCAAACGACTTTCTTTAAGGGAAGAAGTCTATCAAACACTTAAACACAATATTGTCATGCTTGAATTTCATCCGGAACAAAAGCTTCAGGATAAAGAACTGGCTGAGCAGTTTGGAGTTAGCCGCACTCCTGTTCGAGAAGCATTAAAAAGGCTTGAAGATGAAGGCCTTGTCCAAACGACACCTGGTTCTTCTACAAAAGTGGCTCCATTAAACCTTGAGGAGGCAAAACAATCTTTTATTGTCGTCGCAGCTCTTCATGCACTTGCTGCTAAGCTGGCTTGTACTTCGTTACAAGAAAAAGATATGGGCGAACTAATCAAACACAATCAATCTCTAGAACATGCAATCAAAACAAGAAATGTCCTTAAAGCGATCGAAGCGGATGAAACATTTCATTCCATCTTTTTAAAACGGGCGAACAATATAGAGCTAGAACGTGTTGTAAAACAAACAAGCGCCAAAATTCAGCGTCTGGAAATCGCTCGTTTTTCGTCTCTTGCTAGTCTTGCTTCGGTTGATCAGCACAAAGAAATCATAAATGCTTGCGGTCAAAAAGATGCCGCACTGACATCGCAGCTTGTGGAAACGAACTGGCTGACGCTAGGTGAAGCGCTGACAAGTGAGGAGGAATCCAAGTGA
- a CDS encoding multidrug resistance efflux transporter family protein, whose protein sequence is MKPLLLGIAASFFFAFTFVLNRAMDLSGGSWAWSASLRYFFMVPLLLVLVYFWGGIKPVVAEIKAQPQKWLLWSTVGFGLFYAPLCFASAYGPGWLIAGTWQITILSGSLLAPLFYKEGKKRGGIPFKQLGFSFIILIGVVLMQLEHATELSAATALLCTIPILIASFAYPLGNRKMMEVSSLNTFQRVLGMTLSSLPFWIILSVYACVTDGLPKTTQIYQSSLVALLSGVCATVLFFAATDLVKKDSQKLGAVEATQSMEVLFALLGEVFLLSSPLPSILSWVGMGVIIAGMVLHSYQTSHKKAIPQKELTY, encoded by the coding sequence GTGAAGCCTCTTTTATTAGGCATTGCTGCATCATTCTTTTTTGCTTTTACATTCGTTTTAAATCGAGCGATGGATTTATCCGGAGGCAGCTGGGCGTGGAGCGCGTCGCTGCGCTATTTTTTTATGGTACCTCTTTTGCTTGTGCTCGTTTATTTTTGGGGTGGTATTAAACCTGTGGTGGCAGAAATAAAAGCTCAGCCTCAAAAATGGCTGCTTTGGAGCACGGTTGGATTTGGGTTATTTTACGCTCCTCTTTGTTTTGCTTCAGCCTACGGTCCCGGCTGGCTTATTGCAGGAACTTGGCAAATCACAATTTTATCGGGGTCTCTCCTAGCTCCTTTGTTTTACAAGGAAGGAAAGAAGCGAGGAGGCATTCCCTTCAAGCAGCTAGGTTTTTCGTTTATTATTTTAATAGGAGTTGTGCTCATGCAGCTTGAGCACGCGACTGAACTGTCGGCCGCTACTGCCTTGCTTTGTACCATTCCCATTTTAATTGCCTCTTTTGCATACCCGCTTGGCAACCGTAAAATGATGGAAGTTTCGTCACTTAATACGTTTCAGCGCGTGCTTGGAATGACGCTTTCAAGCCTGCCGTTTTGGATTATTCTTTCTGTCTATGCCTGCGTGACCGATGGACTACCAAAAACAACTCAGATTTATCAAAGCAGTTTAGTTGCTTTACTTTCAGGAGTATGTGCAACAGTTTTATTTTTTGCAGCAACCGACCTTGTTAAAAAAGATTCTCAAAAGCTTGGCGCAGTTGAAGCTACACAATCGATGGAAGTTTTATTTGCCCTGCTAGGAGAGGTCTTCCTTCTATCAAGTCCTTTGCCATCGATTCTTTCTTGGGTTGGAATGGGAGTTATCATAGCAGGCATGGTCCTTCACAGCTACCAAACAAGTCATAAAAAAGCTATACCGCAAAAAGAATTGACCTACTAA
- a CDS encoding suppressor of fused domain protein — MSNFTKDEELIIHKAIDVFGQKDRIEDYSDERKKHGIHVVACENHPRQDVTAYATLGGHQCPTGYTVGGIPLRIEIVGACHEEFGIYSAILANCIFHMMKSHVSIFPGAIYKDVIAVLDDSFHMQHILLIPPFLWDNFSTIELSDKKVTFLQAVPISENERAFALEYGVDSLLSRFDAEQVNVFNLERRSVV; from the coding sequence ATGAGTAATTTTACAAAAGATGAAGAATTAATTATACATAAAGCAATAGATGTATTTGGTCAAAAGGATCGAATTGAAGATTATTCAGATGAAAGAAAAAAACATGGTATTCACGTTGTGGCGTGTGAAAACCATCCGCGTCAAGACGTAACCGCGTATGCAACGCTCGGTGGACATCAATGTCCGACAGGCTATACAGTTGGAGGGATCCCGCTTCGAATTGAAATCGTTGGGGCTTGTCATGAGGAATTCGGTATTTATTCTGCTATTTTAGCAAACTGTATTTTCCATATGATGAAATCTCATGTGTCCATCTTCCCAGGAGCTATTTATAAAGACGTTATTGCAGTTCTTGATGACAGCTTTCATATGCAGCACATTTTGCTGATTCCGCCGTTTTTATGGGATAATTTTTCAACGATTGAACTATCTGATAAAAAAGTAACGTTCCTGCAGGCCGTTCCGATTTCAGAAAATGAACGTGCTTTTGCACTTGAGTACGGAGTAGATTCGTTGCTAAGCCGCTTTGATGCTGAGCAGGTGAATGTCTTCAATTTAGAAAGAAGGTCTGTTGTATAA
- a CDS encoding M24 family metallopeptidase, which produces MEARLQKVVSWLKEKNVETAFISSTENVFYLTGFHTDPHERLLGLFVFDEAEPMLVCPSMEVGQAKEAGWKFDVIGYEDHQHPWELIKEALHKRNVIDVKKVAVEKEQLLYARAEELLSLYPNAELVGAEEKLNQLRLIKDEREVEILQKAAALADFGVEVGVAALKEGVTEMDVLAKIEYKLKRKGIREMSFSTMVLFGEKTGEAHGNPGLRTLKPGDMVLFDLGVVLDGYCSDITRTVAYKSINDKQKEIYETVQRAEQAALEASKPGTRIGDLDMVARNIITEAGYGEYFLHRLGHGLGISVHEFPSMSRNNDDVLQEGMVYTIEPGIYIPGLGGVRIEDDVIITKDGYETLTKYPKELQIIS; this is translated from the coding sequence ATGGAAGCACGTTTACAAAAAGTCGTATCGTGGCTAAAAGAAAAGAATGTAGAAACGGCCTTTATTTCGTCAACCGAAAACGTATTTTATTTAACTGGATTTCACACGGATCCGCATGAGCGTTTGCTTGGCTTATTTGTGTTTGACGAAGCGGAGCCGATGCTTGTTTGTCCATCAATGGAAGTGGGACAAGCAAAAGAAGCGGGCTGGAAGTTTGATGTGATTGGATATGAAGATCATCAACATCCTTGGGAACTTATTAAAGAAGCTTTACATAAACGAAACGTAATAGATGTGAAAAAGGTTGCTGTAGAGAAAGAGCAGCTGCTGTATGCGAGAGCCGAAGAACTGCTTAGCCTATATCCAAACGCTGAGCTAGTCGGAGCAGAAGAGAAGTTAAATCAGCTGCGTTTAATTAAAGATGAGCGTGAAGTTGAGATTCTGCAAAAGGCAGCTGCCTTAGCTGATTTTGGTGTAGAAGTAGGCGTAGCTGCTTTAAAAGAAGGCGTTACGGAAATGGATGTTCTGGCTAAAATTGAATACAAGCTAAAGCGAAAAGGAATTCGTGAGATGTCGTTTTCAACGATGGTTTTATTTGGTGAAAAAACGGGAGAAGCGCATGGGAACCCAGGTCTTCGCACGTTAAAGCCAGGAGATATGGTTCTGTTCGATTTAGGTGTAGTGCTAGACGGATACTGTTCAGATATTACACGTACAGTTGCTTACAAGTCTATTAATGATAAGCAAAAAGAAATCTATGAAACGGTACAGCGCGCTGAGCAGGCAGCACTTGAAGCTTCCAAGCCCGGCACTCGAATTGGCGACTTGGACATGGTAGCACGCAATATTATTACAGAAGCAGGATATGGAGAGTATTTCTTGCATCGTCTTGGTCATGGTCTTGGTATTAGCGTGCATGAGTTTCCTTCAATGAGCCGTAACAATGATGATGTGCTTCAAGAAGGCATGGTATATACAATTGAACCGGGTATCTATATTCCAGGACTTGGAGGCGTGCGTATCGAAGATGATGTAATCATTACAAAAGATGGATACGAAACGTTAACAAAGTACCCAAAAGAATTGCAAATTATTTCATAA
- a CDS encoding LCP family protein, which yields MNVLLLGIDSRGEEHSRADTIMIAHYDKDSNQPKIVSLMRDSYVDIPGHGKNKLNSAYAFGGPELMRKTIKENFGVDVNYYAVVDFKGFSKVADTIAPEGITVTVPHEMSSGIGMTLKPGKQTLRGDKLLGYVRFRHDSQSDFGRVKRQQEVIGKLMDEALQVKTLAKAPKLWGVIDPYVDTNIPPKTFIVIGKDFLVGNQPDLKSLRLPVEGSYSNERISGIGAVLSIDLEENKQALQSFLN from the coding sequence ATGAATGTGCTGCTTCTTGGAATTGACTCTCGAGGTGAAGAACATTCGCGTGCCGATACAATCATGATTGCTCATTATGACAAAGACAGCAATCAGCCTAAAATTGTTTCTTTGATGCGTGATTCATATGTGGATATTCCTGGACATGGCAAAAACAAATTAAATTCAGCCTATGCATTTGGCGGGCCTGAATTAATGCGTAAGACAATTAAAGAAAATTTCGGCGTAGATGTAAACTATTATGCCGTTGTTGATTTTAAAGGCTTTTCTAAAGTTGCCGATACGATTGCCCCTGAGGGAATTACGGTTACCGTGCCGCACGAAATGTCATCAGGAATTGGCATGACGCTAAAACCTGGAAAACAAACTCTTCGCGGAGATAAATTACTAGGATACGTGCGATTCCGACATGATAGCCAAAGTGATTTCGGGCGCGTGAAGCGTCAACAAGAAGTGATCGGTAAATTAATGGATGAAGCTCTTCAAGTAAAGACGCTGGCGAAAGCTCCTAAGCTATGGGGCGTCATTGATCCATATGTGGATACAAATATTCCGCCAAAAACATTTATTGTGATAGGAAAAGATTTTTTAGTTGGAAATCAGCCAGATTTAAAATCTCTTCGTTTACCGGTTGAAGGTTCCTATTCAAATGAACGAATATCCGGTATTGGTGCTGTTTTAAGCATCGACCTTGAAGAAAACAAACAAGCGTTACAGTCATTTTTAAATTAG
- a CDS encoding NAD(P)H-dependent oxidoreductase → MKTLVILAHPNLASSRINKAWAERVKKEENVYVHDLYANYPDFKIDVEKEQELAVQFDRIVFQFPFYWYSSPALLKEWQDVVLTYGWAYGSKGTKLQGKEFVVATSTGGPAEAYQEGGYNRYPMNHLLLPFQATANLTGMKFQTPFLFQGAGGDLSDKVIQDSAESYARLLR, encoded by the coding sequence ATGAAAACACTTGTTATTTTAGCGCATCCAAACTTAGCATCTTCTCGCATTAATAAAGCGTGGGCAGAGCGAGTAAAAAAAGAAGAGAATGTGTACGTTCATGATTTATACGCAAACTATCCCGATTTCAAAATTGATGTAGAAAAAGAGCAGGAGTTAGCTGTTCAATTCGATCGTATTGTTTTTCAATTTCCATTTTACTGGTACAGCTCACCGGCACTCTTAAAAGAGTGGCAAGATGTTGTCTTAACATACGGATGGGCTTATGGAAGCAAAGGTACTAAACTTCAGGGAAAAGAGTTTGTCGTAGCTACTTCGACAGGAGGCCCTGCGGAAGCTTATCAAGAAGGGGGATACAACCGTTACCCAATGAATCATCTGCTTCTTCCGTTTCAAGCTACGGCAAATTTAACAGGTATGAAGTTCCAAACGCCATTTTTATTTCAAGGAGCAGGCGGTGACCTGAGTGACAAAGTTATTCAAGATAGTGCTGAAAGCTACGCTCGATTACTAAGATAA
- a CDS encoding TIGR02206 family membrane protein codes for MNSCFTCHPVQHSFQLFSVEHLVTLAIIVIIGAFIFLCRKQLRKKRFVFILLSLILIASETAYQAWEISCHQWSVETSLPLQLSDIVVLLAAVMLITKSRFLFYFVYFAGISSSVQAMITPDLGGYAYAQFRYVQFYVSHGGVVLACCMLIAVCRYEPTFRSLWVSVVFVNLYGGFIYVMNRLLGANYLYMMKKPEHASLLDVLGPHPWYLVWIEGIMILSFLVLYLPFWIHKKSKGDKSKVNFIEAK; via the coding sequence ATGAATTCATGTTTTACGTGTCATCCTGTACAACATTCCTTTCAGCTTTTTTCAGTTGAACATCTTGTAACTTTAGCTATTATCGTGATTATAGGAGCATTTATTTTTTTGTGTCGAAAGCAGCTGCGAAAAAAGAGGTTTGTGTTCATTTTGCTTTCACTCATTCTAATTGCTTCAGAAACAGCCTACCAAGCTTGGGAAATCAGCTGCCATCAGTGGTCTGTTGAAACTTCCTTGCCTCTTCAGCTCAGTGATATAGTCGTGCTGCTGGCTGCTGTTATGCTGATAACCAAAAGCAGGTTTCTTTTTTATTTTGTGTACTTCGCAGGAATCAGCAGCTCTGTTCAAGCGATGATTACCCCAGACCTTGGCGGCTATGCGTATGCCCAGTTTCGCTATGTGCAGTTTTATGTATCGCATGGCGGTGTGGTACTTGCTTGCTGTATGCTAATTGCTGTTTGCAGATATGAGCCGACGTTTCGTTCTTTGTGGGTAAGCGTAGTATTTGTTAATCTGTACGGAGGTTTTATCTATGTCATGAATCGTTTACTCGGGGCGAATTATTTATACATGATGAAAAAGCCAGAACACGCTTCCTTGCTGGATGTTCTTGGACCTCATCCTTGGTATTTAGTATGGATTGAAGGAATCATGATTCTTAGCTTTCTTGTCCTCTATCTGCCGTTTTGGATACATAAAAAAAGTAAAGGTGATAAAAGCAAAGTCAATTTTATTGAAGCAAAATGA
- a CDS encoding ABC transporter permease/substrate-binding protein — protein MNALSTLLDQRGDALFQALLEHIQISVLALVIAVLISVPLGLYLTRHDRIAEPIIGVTAVLQTIPSLALLGLLIPLVGIGTFPAVIALFLYSLLPIVRNTYTGIKEVDPSLIEASKAMGMNSWRRLIKVELPLALPVIMAGIRTAMVLIIGTATIVALIGAGGLGSLILLGIDRSDNSLILLGAIPAALLALIFDGILRTIEHSAKEGSKKRSFIMIIVLILILVSPFAAMSATKPDLVIGGKIGAEQDILINMYKELIEDQTDMKVNLRSSLGKTVFVFEALRNKEIDLYPEYTGTAIVTHLKEQPDSKDETEVYKQAKEEFQKKFGLVYLDPMKFNNTYTLTVTKEFAKENNLTTISDLANATDKVKAGFTLEFKDREDGYVGIQKEYGLTFPNIKTMEPKLRYRAVEKGDINMLDAYATDPEIKQFGLKVLKDDQQLFPPYQGAPVLREDTLKEHPELKKILNQLGGKISDEEMREMNYQVNAKGKTAEEVAHQFLVKKGLIRE, from the coding sequence ATGAATGCACTAAGCACATTATTAGATCAACGAGGAGATGCACTGTTTCAAGCTCTTCTTGAACACATTCAAATTTCAGTACTAGCTCTTGTTATCGCCGTATTAATTTCAGTGCCACTCGGACTGTACTTAACGAGGCATGACCGCATTGCTGAACCAATCATTGGCGTAACAGCCGTACTGCAAACCATTCCTTCACTCGCTTTATTAGGGTTACTGATTCCTCTTGTCGGAATTGGAACCTTTCCCGCGGTTATTGCACTGTTTTTATATTCGCTTCTTCCTATTGTACGAAATACATATACCGGAATTAAAGAAGTGGACCCATCTTTAATTGAAGCATCCAAAGCCATGGGGATGAACTCATGGAGACGATTAATTAAAGTAGAACTTCCTCTAGCACTTCCTGTCATTATGGCCGGAATTCGCACAGCGATGGTACTCATTATTGGCACAGCGACAATCGTGGCTCTTATCGGAGCGGGCGGACTCGGAAGCTTAATTTTGCTCGGTATTGACCGAAGCGATAATAGTTTGATTTTATTAGGAGCCATTCCAGCAGCATTATTAGCGCTTATTTTTGATGGAATTCTGCGAACGATTGAACACTCAGCTAAAGAAGGGTCCAAAAAACGCTCGTTTATTATGATCATCGTATTAATACTCATTCTTGTTTCTCCGTTTGCAGCGATGAGCGCAACAAAACCAGACCTTGTTATCGGAGGGAAAATTGGTGCAGAACAAGACATTTTAATTAATATGTACAAAGAATTAATTGAAGATCAAACCGATATGAAAGTAAATCTTCGTTCGTCGCTTGGGAAAACGGTATTTGTATTTGAGGCTCTGCGTAACAAGGAAATTGATTTGTACCCTGAATATACAGGTACAGCCATTGTGACGCATCTAAAGGAACAGCCGGACAGCAAAGATGAAACAGAGGTGTACAAGCAGGCAAAAGAAGAGTTTCAAAAGAAATTCGGTCTTGTCTATTTAGATCCAATGAAGTTTAATAATACGTACACATTGACCGTGACAAAAGAATTTGCCAAAGAAAATAATCTAACAACTATTTCAGATTTGGCAAATGCAACAGATAAAGTAAAAGCAGGATTTACGCTTGAGTTTAAAGATCGTGAAGACGGCTATGTAGGCATCCAAAAAGAATATGGCCTTACCTTCCCGAATATTAAAACCATGGAGCCGAAGCTTCGCTATCGCGCTGTAGAAAAAGGCGATATTAACATGCTTGATGCTTACGCAACGGACCCTGAAATTAAACAGTTTGGTTTGAAAGTCTTAAAAGACGATCAGCAGCTCTTCCCGCCGTATCAAGGAGCGCCTGTGCTTCGTGAAGATACGCTAAAAGAGCACCCTGAACTGAAAAAAATCTTAAATCAACTGGGCGGTAAAATCAGTGATGAGGAAATGCGTGAAATGAACTATCAAGTAAATGCGAAAGGAAAAACGGCTGAAGAAGTTGCTCATCAATTCTTAGTGAAAAAAGGATTAATTAGAGAGTAA
- a CDS encoding ABC transporter ATP-binding protein translates to MITFKNVSKQYPDGTTAVKNINLEIKEGEFFVLIGPSGCGKTTTLKMINRLHDITEGELYIKDKLVSDHNIHKLRWNIGYVLQQIALFPHMTIAENIAIVPEMKHWKKNKIKTRIDELLTLVGLDPKQYRNRKPSELSGGQQQRVGVARALAADPPVILMDEPFSALDPLSREQLQQDVISLKEKIKKTFVFVTHDMSEAMTLGDRICLMKDGEIVQVGTPEEFIQKPKNEFVKTFIGNQGNALFETLDMFVKESEQPDVEPTEELASTATVQQAMDALYDHEAIAVKKGSKRIGVVTRKTLLAFLSDKTKEGGTL, encoded by the coding sequence TTGATTACGTTTAAGAATGTGTCAAAGCAATATCCAGACGGTACGACCGCCGTGAAAAATATTAATCTAGAAATTAAAGAAGGAGAGTTTTTCGTTTTAATTGGTCCGAGTGGGTGTGGGAAAACAACCACCTTAAAAATGATTAACCGTCTTCATGATATTACCGAAGGAGAACTATACATAAAAGATAAGCTCGTATCGGACCACAACATACATAAGCTACGCTGGAACATTGGTTATGTCCTGCAGCAGATTGCTCTTTTTCCTCATATGACCATTGCTGAAAATATAGCCATTGTACCCGAGATGAAGCATTGGAAGAAAAATAAAATCAAAACGCGCATTGATGAACTGCTTACTTTGGTAGGACTAGACCCAAAGCAGTATCGAAACCGAAAGCCGTCTGAGCTCTCAGGTGGCCAGCAGCAACGTGTAGGTGTAGCACGTGCCCTCGCAGCTGATCCCCCCGTTATTTTAATGGACGAACCCTTTAGTGCCCTCGATCCGTTAAGCCGCGAACAGCTTCAGCAAGATGTTATTAGCTTAAAAGAAAAAATCAAAAAAACATTTGTGTTTGTTACGCACGATATGAGCGAAGCGATGACGCTTGGAGATCGTATCTGCCTGATGAAAGACGGGGAAATTGTTCAAGTTGGAACCCCGGAGGAATTCATTCAAAAGCCTAAAAATGAATTTGTAAAAACATTTATTGGAAATCAAGGGAATGCTTTATTTGAGACATTGGATATGTTTGTCAAAGAAAGTGAACAGCCGGACGTAGAACCTACTGAAGAGCTAGCTTCAACCGCCACTGTTCAGCAGGCCATGGACGCCCTTTACGACCATGAAGCAATAGCCGTAAAAAAAGGGAGCAAACGAATTGGCGTCGTAACGCGCAAAACTCTATTAGCGTTTCTTTCTGATAAAACGAAAGAAGGAGGAACGCTGTAA